A window of the Janthinobacterium agaricidamnosum NBRC 102515 = DSM 9628 genome harbors these coding sequences:
- a CDS encoding non-ribosomal peptide synthetase — MPSFEAALSSTQHEMWIAESLDPGTTAFHVPLAIELSGTLDERALRAALSGLVQRHEALRTSFAVRGEDVVQVIGPAASPALGTIALDGADDAAIDALLRQLAARPFDLAQGALHIALICVAPQRHILFLGLHHLICDGWSLSILGRDLRALYLTHACAAAGGGDAILAPADYQFVDWSEWRRGLPADTAARAFWSETFATLPPPCQLDQADPRLPHSVAASVEAELDAPAWSAVQLRARQSGVTPFEWLASLFALFLGRVHGVADLVIAVPVANREQQEFADTVGCLVNTVPLRLTLAHGQPFAEQVRRLAPRMRAAFAAGPLSRQELDELIRQRHPQYGGQLGHAMFALQNATGMAHDWGDGLRAVPRPIENLGAKSDLAMRIEPMDGRARMVLEYRSSLLGAPLAAALMAGWSQWLHSMCADPERSTDNLALADAPAAPAQEPHALPSGAAPDLWSGFVAQVLRDGAATALVDSDGAQISYAALHRSACRVAAALGELGLGAESRVGLACERHAGLLAAMLGILAAGATYVPLDPRYPAERLAYLAGDAQLRCVLADAAGAEALAGLALPLPVLSIDALPAAADGGWRAPAIHPEQAAYVIYTSGSTGQPKGCVVSHRNVASLMASAVALHGYDRHDVWTLFHSYAFDFSVWEIWGALLLGGRLVLVPYAASRDPEALYALLARQRVTVLSQTPTAFRSLLAVDAELHAGHPLALRRVIFGGEALEPAMLGDWYRRHGAATEFINMYGITETTVHVTSRALAAQDLARGSVIGGALPGWRLYLLDAALQPVAPGLTGELYVGGAGVTRGYLGRAALSAERFLPDPFAGDGSRMYRSGDLGRWRDDGELEYLGRADQQVKIRGYRIELGEIEAALAAHGAVRDAVVLALEVGGEGDKRLVAWLTPREAGTTPAEAELRGWLGGRLPEHMIPAALVWLERLPLTSNGKLDRAALTLPQDVDGVDGAAAPRGALEQLLAGLWQGILARPAIGRDDNFFALGGDSILALRLVAKIREHGYSCSAREIFQHPTLVALAPALNRAAMPADDGDGFDARLTPIEAWFFDLELSNRHHWNQAVVLELAAGLAPAVVAAAIEAQVRRHAAFFWSWRQDGAGWSVAQDHAAPRHLWLALPGAADDAQAAQLAQQRIHLSDGALSVCVHIDARPARLVWLVHHLAVDAVSWHVLLGDVAAALDGAAVGQARLASSRQRRVRDSAGFDRQQLALWSQTAQQARPSLFDAAGACTYGDQRRRDLLVGGALWRQLQDALRHGLRLDELLLAALAPALAGLAGQSAIALALEHHGRDLDERGAQAGAEVGWFTAIAPIVVSAPPEAEPLDWLANTVEALALWTPRAAEWLGARPALAPQDRALPAISFNYLGNFAAPSEGGALKVLPLPALALHDPDGRRPFAHDLIAWSDAGGLHLQWLYDGAHHDPAVVDNWLAAIVARLELLAGALDRSGPRLPALALQEGLVYHAANDDSDRLPSYLGQVRGTLSGALDAARFEAAWIALTRRHAALRTRFYWQADGRVRQQIETAVRIPLRQVDLRGLDAASAGQVLRQELAAQHRKPFALDKAPLMRLLLARLDEQRWAFGWTHHHAIVDGWSLPVLLTDLLALYDAQQNLPLPAACTPAELARYRLSRDSRTASAAWRELLAPLASPSRLASGAAGPAADADLDLTLAQPLGDALGALAASHGLTLNSLFQTAWTLTVAAFSDTLVPCFGVTVAGRDAPLAGIEQLVGLAINTLPMVVALDPAEPLIALARRVQSTLVRMQAHAETPLPALQRLAGHAGHELFDTLYVFENYPRGALSGRTLTVSDIEMAERAHYPVTLAVLPGPAIGLRLALRGAGSATALGAALLARLQATLQALAATPQLPAGALHAALPACAAGAAAVPAAAGGASFSEIFERSAAATPDAIAIACGDVQWRYGELDAMAERVAGALQQRGIGPETLVALCARRTPETMACLLGVAKAGAAFLPLDADTPAARLRATLDRAAPALVIAETELGAALTGLALATPAALLAAGAGPRTRQAASLDALAYVIYTSGSTGTPKGVEVSQRGLHNLMQAQQRACRIDPAARVYQFASLGFDAAVSELLMAFGAGATLCLPEQGRGVVDIDFEADLRRHRPTHITLPPSLLASLAPAALDSVHTLLVAGERSGAAQLQPWRAPGRLLINAYGPTEASVCASMEAWDGAGDPLLGRPMAGVTMHLLDSWMRPVEAGVIGELYLGGAGLARGYRALPGLTAAAFVPDPFSDRPGQRLYRSGDLARRLADGRLVYAGRRDEQIKLRGQRIEPGEVEAVLASLPGVRRVRVAAWNGDGALRLAAWIEDGDGRADLAQLAQLAARQLTPAMVPSLWAAVPDWPLNASGKVDARLLPVPAPLAGGGAADAPLEAGGAVFDAVCAAWAEALGLAAVAASDDFYAIGGDSILAMRISSRLRAEGYVLQPRDILEAVTPLELARRLAAPPAQAQHPAAPLLEAPLAPAQRWFLDLAGGQPRRFLLSAELQLAPGFDRARLLAALRQAMEGYPVLRARLAPELDRQWLDPHAAVPVLCSAAGQPRAQFMGAARAVIDPLQGPAFVCALYLGDGDGGAASLLLAGHHLWLDVISLQHLAAAIERAYQGAPARPAATTFLHWSEQLARLAGAGAFDAEAGYWRGVLAPAGLHLLASARPDYASVGREQWSLPLAPDATPPLAMLEALLLQALGNVLAGAGRPELLVECERHGRDPVAGQAAALDVSDATGWFTAAFPVRVRSGDTVAALARRLAQLPHGGIGFGALRDHRRALLGADFAALYGACRVGFNFLGRIRAGQQHGQSLFDAIGASDPLHDIAPELALPHPLTVEAWLDGDGLSVRWSGQRGGAAPELAAAHRREVQRLLDGGAASVSAATVGAELPAPDEMQALLAQLRWAD, encoded by the coding sequence ATGCCATCTTTCGAAGCAGCGCTGTCAAGCACCCAACATGAAATGTGGATCGCCGAAAGTCTCGATCCAGGCACCACGGCTTTCCACGTCCCGCTGGCCATCGAGCTGAGCGGCACGCTCGACGAGCGGGCATTGCGCGCCGCGCTGAGCGGGCTGGTGCAGCGCCATGAAGCGCTGCGCACCAGCTTCGCCGTGCGCGGCGAAGACGTGGTGCAGGTGATCGGACCGGCCGCCAGTCCTGCGCTCGGGACCATCGCCCTCGACGGCGCGGACGATGCGGCCATCGACGCGCTGCTGCGGCAACTGGCGGCGCGGCCCTTCGATCTGGCGCAAGGCGCGCTGCATATCGCGCTGATCTGCGTGGCGCCGCAACGCCATATCCTGTTTCTCGGCCTGCACCACCTGATTTGCGACGGCTGGTCGCTGTCCATCCTGGGCCGTGACTTGCGGGCGCTGTATTTGACCCATGCTTGCGCAGCTGCCGGCGGCGGCGACGCCATCCTCGCGCCGGCCGACTACCAGTTCGTCGACTGGAGCGAGTGGCGGCGCGGACTGCCGGCCGATACCGCCGCGCGGGCGTTCTGGTCCGAGACCTTCGCCACGCTGCCGCCGCCGTGCCAGCTGGACCAGGCCGATCCCCGGCTGCCGCATTCCGTGGCGGCGTCGGTGGAAGCAGAACTGGACGCGCCTGCATGGTCGGCCGTGCAATTGCGCGCGCGGCAATCGGGCGTGACGCCGTTCGAATGGCTGGCCAGCCTGTTCGCGCTGTTCCTGGGGCGCGTGCACGGCGTCGCCGACCTGGTGATCGCGGTGCCGGTGGCCAATCGCGAGCAGCAGGAATTCGCCGATACCGTCGGCTGCCTGGTGAACACCGTGCCGTTGCGGCTGACGCTGGCGCATGGACAGCCGTTTGCCGAGCAAGTGCGGCGGCTGGCGCCGCGGATGCGCGCCGCGTTCGCCGCCGGTCCCTTGTCCCGTCAAGAGCTGGACGAACTGATACGGCAGCGCCATCCGCAATACGGCGGTCAACTCGGACACGCCATGTTCGCGCTGCAAAACGCGACCGGCATGGCGCACGACTGGGGCGACGGCTTGCGCGCGGTCCCGCGTCCGATTGAAAACCTGGGCGCCAAGTCGGACCTGGCCATGCGCATCGAACCGATGGACGGACGGGCCCGCATGGTGCTCGAATACCGCTCCAGCCTGCTGGGCGCGCCATTGGCGGCGGCGCTGATGGCCGGCTGGAGCCAGTGGCTGCACAGTATGTGCGCCGATCCGGAACGCAGCACCGATAACCTGGCGCTGGCCGACGCGCCGGCCGCACCGGCACAGGAGCCGCATGCGCTGCCGTCCGGCGCGGCGCCGGACCTGTGGTCGGGCTTCGTGGCGCAGGTGCTGCGCGACGGCGCGGCGACGGCGCTGGTCGACAGCGACGGCGCGCAGATCAGCTACGCCGCCTTGCACCGGAGCGCCTGCCGGGTCGCCGCGGCGCTGGGCGAATTGGGACTGGGCGCCGAAAGCCGGGTCGGGCTGGCGTGCGAACGGCACGCCGGGCTGCTGGCGGCGATGCTGGGCATCCTGGCCGCCGGCGCGACCTACGTGCCGCTCGACCCGCGCTATCCGGCCGAACGGCTGGCCTACCTGGCCGGCGACGCGCAGCTGCGCTGCGTGCTGGCCGACGCGGCCGGCGCCGAGGCGCTGGCCGGGCTGGCGCTGCCATTGCCGGTGCTGTCCATCGATGCGCTGCCGGCGGCGGCAGACGGGGGCTGGCGCGCGCCGGCGATCCATCCGGAGCAGGCGGCGTATGTGATTTACACGTCCGGCTCGACCGGCCAGCCGAAGGGCTGCGTGGTCAGCCACCGCAACGTGGCCAGCCTGATGGCGTCGGCGGTGGCGCTGCACGGCTATGACCGGCACGACGTGTGGACCCTGTTCCATTCATACGCCTTCGATTTTTCGGTGTGGGAAATCTGGGGCGCGCTGCTGCTGGGCGGACGGCTGGTGCTGGTGCCGTATGCGGCCAGCCGCGACCCGGAAGCGTTGTATGCATTGCTGGCGCGGCAGCGCGTGACGGTGCTGAGCCAGACGCCGACGGCGTTCCGCTCGCTGCTGGCGGTGGACGCCGAGCTGCATGCCGGCCATCCACTGGCGCTGCGGCGGGTGATCTTCGGCGGCGAGGCGCTGGAGCCGGCGATGCTGGGCGACTGGTACCGGCGCCACGGCGCGGCGACCGAATTCATCAATATGTACGGGATCACCGAAACCACGGTGCACGTGACCAGCCGGGCGCTGGCGGCGCAAGACCTGGCGCGCGGCAGCGTGATCGGCGGCGCGCTGCCGGGCTGGCGGCTGTATCTGCTGGACGCGGCGCTGCAGCCGGTGGCGCCGGGGCTGACGGGGGAACTGTATGTCGGCGGTGCGGGCGTCACGCGCGGCTACCTGGGCCGTGCGGCGCTGAGCGCGGAACGCTTCTTGCCGGACCCGTTCGCGGGCGACGGCAGCCGCATGTACCGCTCGGGCGACCTGGGGCGCTGGCGCGACGACGGCGAGCTGGAATACCTGGGCCGTGCCGACCAGCAGGTCAAGATACGGGGCTACCGCATCGAGCTGGGGGAAATCGAGGCGGCGCTGGCGGCGCATGGGGCGGTGCGCGACGCGGTGGTGCTGGCGCTGGAGGTCGGCGGTGAAGGAGACAAGCGGCTGGTGGCGTGGCTGACGCCGCGCGAGGCAGGGACGACGCCGGCGGAAGCGGAGCTGCGCGGCTGGCTGGGCGGGCGGCTGCCGGAGCACATGATCCCGGCGGCGCTGGTGTGGCTGGAACGGCTGCCGTTGACGTCGAACGGCAAGCTCGATCGCGCCGCGCTGACGCTGCCGCAAGATGTGGACGGCGTTGACGGCGCCGCCGCGCCGCGCGGTGCGCTGGAGCAGTTGCTGGCGGGGCTGTGGCAAGGCATCCTGGCGCGCCCGGCGATCGGGCGCGACGACAATTTCTTCGCGCTGGGCGGCGACAGCATCCTGGCGCTGCGCCTGGTGGCAAAGATCCGCGAACACGGTTATAGCTGCAGCGCGCGCGAGATTTTCCAGCATCCGACGCTGGTCGCGCTGGCGCCGGCGCTGAACCGGGCCGCCATGCCGGCCGACGACGGCGACGGTTTCGATGCGCGCCTGACGCCGATCGAAGCGTGGTTCTTCGACCTGGAACTGAGCAACCGCCACCATTGGAACCAGGCGGTGGTGCTGGAACTGGCGGCGGGCCTGGCGCCGGCGGTGGTGGCGGCGGCGATCGAGGCGCAGGTGCGCCGGCACGCGGCATTCTTCTGGAGCTGGCGGCAGGACGGCGCCGGCTGGAGCGTCGCGCAGGACCATGCCGCGCCGCGCCACTTGTGGCTGGCGCTGCCCGGCGCTGCCGATGACGCGCAAGCGGCGCAACTGGCGCAGCAGCGCATCCACCTGTCGGACGGCGCGCTGTCGGTGTGCGTCCATATCGACGCCCGGCCGGCCCGGCTGGTGTGGCTGGTGCATCACCTTGCGGTCGACGCCGTCTCCTGGCATGTGCTGCTGGGCGATGTCGCCGCGGCGCTGGACGGCGCCGCCGTCGGCCAGGCGCGCCTGGCCTCGTCGCGCCAGCGCCGCGTGCGCGACAGTGCCGGATTCGACCGGCAGCAGCTGGCGCTCTGGTCGCAGACCGCGCAACAGGCGCGGCCGTCGCTGTTCGACGCGGCCGGCGCCTGCACCTACGGCGACCAGCGCCGCCGCGACCTGCTGGTCGGCGGCGCCTTGTGGCGGCAGTTGCAGGACGCGCTCAGGCACGGCTTGCGGCTCGACGAATTGTTGCTGGCGGCGCTGGCGCCGGCGCTCGCCGGACTGGCCGGACAGAGCGCCATTGCGCTGGCGCTGGAGCATCACGGCCGCGACCTGGACGAGCGCGGCGCGCAGGCCGGCGCCGAAGTGGGCTGGTTCACCGCCATCGCGCCTATCGTCGTCTCGGCGCCGCCGGAGGCCGAGCCGCTCGACTGGCTTGCCAATACGGTCGAGGCGCTGGCGCTGTGGACGCCGCGCGCCGCCGAGTGGCTGGGCGCCCGCCCGGCGCTGGCCCCGCAAGACCGCGCATTGCCGGCGATTTCCTTCAATTACCTGGGCAATTTCGCCGCGCCGTCCGAGGGCGGCGCGCTGAAGGTGCTGCCGCTGCCGGCGCTGGCCTTGCACGACCCCGACGGCCGGCGGCCGTTCGCACACGACCTGATCGCCTGGTCCGACGCCGGCGGCCTGCATCTGCAATGGCTGTACGACGGTGCGCACCACGACCCGGCCGTGGTGGACAACTGGCTGGCCGCGATCGTGGCCCGGCTGGAGCTGCTGGCCGGCGCGCTGGACCGCTCAGGCCCGCGCTTGCCGGCGCTGGCGCTGCAGGAAGGACTGGTGTATCACGCCGCCAACGATGACAGCGACCGCTTGCCGAGCTATCTCGGCCAGGTACGCGGCACGCTGAGCGGCGCGCTGGACGCGGCGCGCTTCGAGGCGGCGTGGATCGCGCTGACGCGCCGGCACGCCGCGCTCAGGACGCGTTTTTACTGGCAAGCCGACGGCCGCGTGCGGCAACAGATCGAGACGGCGGTACGGATACCGCTGCGCCAGGTCGACTTGCGCGGACTGGATGCCGCCAGCGCCGGGCAGGTGCTGCGCCAGGAACTGGCGGCGCAGCACCGCAAGCCGTTCGCGCTCGACAAGGCGCCGCTGATGCGCCTGCTGCTGGCCCGGCTCGACGAGCAGCGTTGGGCTTTCGGCTGGACCCATCATCACGCCATCGTCGACGGCTGGTCGCTGCCGGTGCTGCTGACGGATTTATTGGCGCTGTACGACGCGCAGCAAAACCTGCCGCTGCCGGCCGCCTGCACGCCGGCCGAGCTGGCGCGCTACCGCCTGTCGCGCGACAGCCGCACCGCATCGGCCGCCTGGCGCGAGCTGCTGGCGCCGCTGGCCAGCCCGAGCCGGCTGGCCAGCGGCGCGGCGGGCCCGGCCGCCGACGCCGACCTGGACCTGACCCTGGCGCAGCCGCTGGGCGACGCGCTGGGCGCGCTGGCGGCAAGCCATGGCCTGACGCTGAACAGCCTGTTCCAGACCGCCTGGACGCTGACCGTCGCCGCCTTTTCGGATACCTTGGTGCCATGTTTCGGGGTTACCGTGGCCGGGCGCGACGCGCCGCTGGCCGGGATCGAGCAACTGGTCGGGCTGGCCATCAACACCTTGCCGATGGTGGTCGCGCTCGATCCCGCCGAGCCGTTGATCGCGCTGGCGCGGCGCGTCCAGTCGACGCTGGTGCGGATGCAGGCGCACGCCGAAACGCCGCTGCCGGCGCTGCAACGGCTGGCCGGCCATGCGGGCCATGAATTGTTCGATACCTTGTACGTGTTTGAAAATTATCCGCGCGGCGCGCTGTCCGGCCGCACGCTGACGGTGAGCGACATCGAGATGGCCGAGCGGGCCCATTATCCGGTGACGCTGGCGGTGCTGCCGGGGCCAGCCATCGGTTTGCGGCTGGCCTTGCGCGGCGCCGGCTCCGCTACTGCGCTGGGTGCCGCGCTGCTGGCCAGGCTGCAGGCGACGCTGCAAGCGCTGGCGGCGACGCCGCAACTGCCGGCCGGCGCGCTGCACGCGGCGCTGCCGGCGTGCGCTGCCGGTGCCGCCGCCGTTCCTGCCGCCGCCGGCGGCGCCAGTTTCAGCGAAATCTTCGAACGCAGCGCGGCCGCGACGCCCGATGCGATCGCGATCGCTTGCGGCGACGTCCAATGGCGCTACGGCGAACTCGATGCGATGGCCGAACGGGTGGCCGGCGCCTTGCAACAGCGCGGCATCGGTCCGGAAACGCTGGTGGCGCTGTGCGCGCGGCGCACTCCTGAAACGATGGCCTGCCTGCTGGGCGTCGCGAAGGCCGGCGCCGCCTTCCTGCCGCTGGATGCCGATACGCCAGCGGCGCGCCTGCGGGCCACGCTCGACAGGGCGGCGCCGGCGCTGGTCATCGCCGAAACGGAGCTCGGCGCCGCATTGACCGGCCTGGCGCTGGCCACGCCGGCCGCGCTGCTGGCGGCCGGAGCCGGCCCGCGCACCCGCCAGGCCGCCAGCCTGGATGCGCTGGCCTACGTGATCTACACGTCCGGCTCGACCGGCACGCCGAAAGGCGTGGAGGTCAGCCAGCGCGGCCTGCACAACCTGATGCAGGCGCAGCAGCGCGCCTGCCGCATCGATCCGGCGGCGCGGGTCTACCAGTTCGCCTCGCTCGGCTTCGACGCCGCCGTCTCCGAATTGCTGATGGCTTTCGGCGCCGGCGCCACGCTATGCCTGCCGGAACAGGGGCGCGGCGTGGTGGACATCGATTTCGAGGCGGACCTGCGGCGTCACCGGCCGACCCACATCACGCTGCCGCCGTCGTTGCTGGCGTCGCTGGCGCCGGCCGCGCTGGACAGCGTGCATACCTTGCTGGTGGCCGGCGAGCGTTCCGGCGCCGCCCAGCTGCAACCATGGCGCGCCCCGGGGCGGTTGCTGATCAATGCCTACGGCCCGACCGAAGCGTCGGTGTGCGCATCGATGGAAGCATGGGACGGCGCCGGCGATCCGCTGCTGGGCCGGCCGATGGCGGGCGTGACCATGCATCTGCTGGACAGCTGGATGCGGCCGGTCGAAGCCGGCGTGATCGGCGAGCTGTATCTGGGCGGCGCCGGGCTGGCGCGCGGCTACCGCGCGCTGCCCGGCCTGACCGCGGCGGCGTTCGTGCCGGACCCGTTCAGCGACCGTCCCGGCCAGCGGCTGTACCGCAGCGGCGACCTGGCGCGCCGCCTGGCGGACGGCCGGCTGGTGTATGCCGGACGGCGCGACGAGCAGATCAAACTGCGCGGGCAGCGCATCGAGCCGGGCGAGGTCGAGGCCGTGCTGGCCAGCTTGCCGGGCGTGCGGCGGGTTCGCGTCGCGGCCTGGAACGGGGACGGTGCGCTCAGGCTGGCGGCGTGGATCGAGGATGGCGACGGCCGGGCCGACCTGGCGCAGCTGGCGCAATTGGCGGCGCGCCAGCTGACGCCGGCGATGGTGCCGAGCCTGTGGGCGGCGGTGCCGGACTGGCCCTTGAATGCCTCCGGCAAGGTCGACGCCAGGCTGCTGCCGGTGCCGGCGCCGCTGGCCGGCGGCGGCGCGGCGGATGCGCCGCTCGAGGCCGGCGGCGCCGTGTTCGACGCCGTGTGCGCGGCGTGGGCCGAGGCGCTCGGCCTTGCCGCGGTCGCGGCCAGCGACGATTTTTACGCGATCGGCGGCGACAGCATCCTGGCGATGCGCATCTCTTCGCGGCTGCGCGCCGAAGGCTACGTCCTGCAACCGCGCGACATACTGGAAGCGGTCACGCCGCTGGAACTGGCGCGCCGCCTGGCCGCGCCGCCGGCGCAGGCGCAGCACCCGGCGGCGCCGTTGCTGGAAGCGCCGCTGGCGCCGGCGCAGCGCTGGTTCCTCGACCTGGCCGGCGGCCAGCCGCGCCGTTTCCTGCTGTCGGCCGAACTGCAACTGGCGCCCGGCTTCGACCGCGCGCGCCTGCTGGCGGCGCTGCGGCAGGCGATGGAAGGGTATCCGGTGCTGCGCGCCCGCCTGGCGCCGGAACTGGACCGGCAATGGCTCGATCCGCACGCGGCGGTGCCGGTCCTGTGTTCGGCCGCCGGCCAGCCGCGCGCGCAATTCATGGGCGCGGCGCGCGCCGTCATCGATCCGCTGCAAGGCCCGGCCTTCGTCTGCGCCTTATATCTTGGCGACGGCGATGGCGGCGCGGCCAGCCTGCTGCTGGCCGGCCATCACCTGTGGCTCGATGTGATCAGCCTGCAGCACCTGGCGGCGGCGATCGAGCGCGCCTATCAGGGCGCGCCCGCGCGGCCGGCGGCGACCACGTTCCTGCATTGGTCGGAACAACTGGCCCGGCTGGCCGGCGCCGGCGCGTTCGACGCCGAGGCCGGCTACTGGCGCGGCGTGCTGGCGCCGGCCGGGCTGCACCTGCTCGCGTCGGCGCGCCCTGATTACGCCAGCGTCGGCCGCGAGCAGTGGTCGCTGCCGCTGGCGCCGGACGCCACGCCGCCGCTGGCGATGCTGGAAGCGCTGCTGCTGCAAGCGCTGGGCAATGTGCTGGCGGGCGCTGGCCGGCCGGAACTGCTGGTCGAATGCGAACGGCATGGCCGCGACCCGGTCGCGGGCCAGGCCGCGGCGCTGGACGTGTCCGACGCGACAGGCTGGTTCACCGCCGCGTTCCCGGTGCGGGTGCGCAGCGGCGACACGGTGGCCGCGCTGGCGCGGCGGCTGGCGCAGCTGCCGCATGGCGGCATCGGTTTCGGCGCGCTGCGCGATCACCGGCGCGCCTTGCTGGGCGCCGATTTCGCGGCGTTGTACGGCGCCTGCCGGGTCGGTTTCAATTTCCTGGGCCGCATCCGGGCCGGCCAGCAGCATGGTCAAAGTCTGTTCGACGCCATCGGCGCCAGCGATCCGCTGCACGATATCGCGCCCGAGCTGGCGCTGCCGCATCCGCTGACGGTGGAAGCCTGGCTGGATGGCGACGGATTGTCGGTACGCTGGTCCGGCCAGCGCGGCGGCGCCGCGCCGGAGCTGGCGGCGGCGCACCGGCGCGAAGTACAGCGCCTGCTCGACGGCGGCGCCGCTTCCGTTTCTGCTGCCACTGTCGGCGCCGAGCTGCCTGCGCCGGATGAAATGCAAGCGCTGCTGGCGCAATTGCGCTGGGCCGATTGA